In one Phycisphaeraceae bacterium genomic region, the following are encoded:
- a CDS encoding FkbM family methyltransferase has protein sequence MGKPLRSLIRNTLFRDQGNLVALDDAFVTMKRLLNGHEVSDILDAGASDGRISRKMLRHFPNARSWLFEPHPAYRERLEQLHRENPRYNPQFLALSDSPGTIDFFDMPRLGETSRFAPSERLIQYLSHTSSPSTKTTVPAVRLDDWHEENGRPPIQVMKYDIQAGELLAMRGATRVLESSVLLVYTEVYFNPMYEGGALFGEVDQFLRERGFVLYNLYGLRSDKNDMLAWGNAIFVHAQRMKL, from the coding sequence ATGGGAAAACCTCTCCGCTCACTCATCCGCAACACGCTGTTTCGTGATCAGGGCAATCTCGTGGCTCTGGATGATGCCTTTGTCACGATGAAGCGACTTCTCAACGGGCATGAAGTCAGCGATATCCTCGATGCGGGTGCCAGCGACGGCCGAATATCACGAAAAATGCTGCGACATTTTCCCAATGCGCGAAGCTGGCTGTTCGAGCCGCATCCAGCTTATCGGGAGCGACTGGAGCAACTCCACCGGGAGAATCCCCGTTACAACCCGCAATTTCTCGCGCTGTCTGATAGTCCGGGGACGATTGACTTTTTTGACATGCCCCGGCTGGGGGAAACATCTCGGTTCGCACCCAGCGAAAGACTCATTCAGTATCTCTCACATACCAGCAGCCCGTCCACAAAAACCACGGTGCCGGCTGTCCGGCTCGACGACTGGCATGAGGAGAACGGCCGGCCGCCGATTCAGGTGATGAAGTACGACATTCAGGCTGGCGAACTGCTCGCGATGCGCGGGGCGACACGGGTGCTCGAATCCAGCGTGCTGCTGGTGTACACCGAGGTTTACTTTAATCCCATGTATGAAGGCGGCGCCCTGTTTGGAGAGGTGGACCAGTTTTTGCGCGAACGAGGATTTGTCCTCTATAACCTTTACGGTTTGCGCAGCGATAAAAACGACATGCTGGCCTGGGGTAATGCCATCTTCGTTCACGCGCAACGAATGAAGTTGTAA
- a CDS encoding glycosyltransferase family 4 protein, giving the protein MIRILAITRKPESASFLQRVAGYVLPLQARNIEVECATLPSSAAGQWRLLGRTRGFDGIWWHRHLLAPWWLPRLRRHARRIVFDFDDPLTSSSAEGGRPSASRRFRFARMLSRCDSALAGSEYLASLARPYCPRVTVLRMAIDPPPAAGERQPAQDGSLDLLWVGSAATQPYLEEIRPVLELLPTTHPHTRLRLVAHQPMSFGKLRVDFRKWSPDEEASALRECHVGLCPMPDTLWTRGKCPYKVIQYLAHGLPWVGSAVGENIASAGHGTRGFCAGTSAEWSRTISQLLDDSKLRLSLGHAGRAYAAEHHDRAALTEKLAAVWHNTKM; this is encoded by the coding sequence GTGATCCGAATTCTCGCCATCACGCGCAAGCCGGAATCCGCCAGCTTTCTCCAGCGGGTGGCGGGCTATGTCCTGCCCTTGCAGGCACGAAACATCGAAGTGGAATGCGCTACGCTGCCCAGCTCGGCGGCGGGGCAGTGGCGGTTACTCGGCCGCACACGCGGATTTGATGGGATCTGGTGGCATCGCCATCTGCTCGCGCCCTGGTGGCTACCCCGCCTGCGACGACATGCAAGGCGGATCGTGTTCGACTTCGACGATCCGTTGACCTCGTCCAGCGCAGAAGGCGGAAGACCCAGCGCCAGCCGCAGGTTTCGCTTCGCACGGATGTTGAGCCGCTGTGATTCGGCTCTGGCGGGAAGCGAATATCTTGCCTCGCTTGCGCGGCCGTATTGTCCGCGCGTGACGGTACTTCGCATGGCCATCGACCCGCCGCCCGCCGCAGGGGAGCGGCAGCCGGCACAAGACGGGTCGCTTGACCTCCTCTGGGTAGGCTCCGCAGCAACCCAGCCGTATCTGGAAGAGATTCGACCCGTACTCGAATTACTGCCGACGACGCATCCGCACACTCGATTACGGCTGGTGGCGCATCAACCGATGTCTTTCGGCAAGCTGCGTGTCGATTTCCGTAAATGGTCCCCTGACGAAGAAGCCTCCGCATTACGCGAGTGTCATGTCGGCTTGTGTCCCATGCCCGACACTCTCTGGACACGCGGCAAGTGTCCCTACAAGGTGATTCAATACCTGGCACATGGCCTGCCATGGGTCGGATCAGCCGTAGGGGAAAACATCGCCAGCGCGGGCCATGGAACGCGCGGGTTCTGCGCAGGTACTTCCGCAGAGTGGTCCCGCACCATCAGCCAGTTGCTTGACGACTCGAAACTGCGCTTGAGCCTGGGACATGCTGGGCGTGCATATGCAGCGGAGCACCACGATCGCGCTGCCCTGACCGAAAAACTGGCAGCCGTGTGGCACAACACAAAGATGTGA
- a CDS encoding DUF1501 domain-containing protein, whose protein sequence is MTDKPAFTRREFIGNGAMIVSTMATVPLFLERSAWALTPATGSAVKDRPGVPGERILVVVQMTGGNDGINTVVPFGWREYYKARPGIGIAEKDVLKLDSNAGLGLNPEMGDLKAMMDAGLALGVLGVGYPNPNRSHFSSMDIWHTADPTGRSGKGFGWIGRTLDEMRSQSKGKIDATACVCVGNESPLAANGRQVKPVTFQDANLFRWSGGDLHASLAKEYEAINRAGVVGDVDPNSPMAFVMRTALDAQIASQKIRAAVNKEPVTKFGEGKLASQLRMVAAMIRAELPTRVYYVSLGGFDTHAGQPNTHARNLREFSSAIRSFYAELKAIGAQSRVLTLAFSEFGRRVEQNASNGTDHGTAGPLFLFGEKVRATKTGLLGEQPSLAADRLDQGDLIYNTDFRSIYAAVLQDWMKVDVKEVLGAPFRAASVIKT, encoded by the coding sequence ATGACGGACAAGCCCGCCTTTACTCGCCGCGAGTTTATCGGCAACGGCGCAATGATCGTCTCGACGATGGCGACCGTACCACTGTTTCTGGAACGCTCCGCCTGGGCACTGACGCCAGCAACGGGAAGCGCTGTCAAAGACCGGCCGGGAGTGCCGGGCGAGCGCATTCTGGTTGTCGTTCAAATGACCGGCGGCAACGATGGGATCAACACCGTAGTGCCTTTCGGCTGGCGTGAGTATTACAAGGCTCGACCGGGCATCGGTATCGCGGAGAAGGACGTGCTCAAGCTCGACAGTAACGCAGGGCTGGGGCTGAATCCGGAAATGGGTGACCTCAAAGCCATGATGGATGCCGGTCTGGCGCTGGGGGTGCTGGGTGTCGGCTATCCGAATCCCAACCGCTCACACTTTTCGAGCATGGATATCTGGCATACAGCGGACCCCACCGGCCGGTCGGGCAAGGGGTTTGGCTGGATCGGTCGCACGCTCGATGAAATGCGCAGCCAGTCCAAGGGAAAGATCGACGCCACCGCCTGCGTGTGTGTGGGAAACGAGTCACCTCTTGCGGCGAATGGTCGGCAGGTCAAGCCGGTTACTTTTCAGGATGCGAATCTTTTCCGCTGGTCGGGCGGTGATCTCCACGCATCGCTGGCGAAAGAGTATGAGGCGATCAACCGGGCGGGCGTGGTCGGCGATGTCGATCCCAACAGCCCGATGGCGTTTGTCATGCGCACAGCGCTGGATGCGCAGATCGCCAGTCAAAAAATTCGTGCTGCGGTGAATAAAGAGCCGGTGACAAAGTTCGGCGAGGGAAAACTGGCCAGCCAGCTCCGCATGGTGGCAGCCATGATCCGCGCGGAGTTGCCAACGCGGGTGTATTACGTCTCCCTAGGCGGGTTCGACACTCACGCCGGCCAACCCAACACCCATGCTCGCAATTTGCGCGAGTTTTCCTCGGCGATCCGCTCTTTCTATGCCGAGCTTAAAGCCATCGGCGCCCAATCCCGCGTGCTGACTCTCGCGTTCAGCGAGTTTGGCAGGCGCGTTGAGCAGAACGCATCCAATGGCACAGACCACGGCACCGCGGGGCCTCTTTTCCTCTTTGGTGAAAAAGTGCGCGCCACGAAAACTGGACTCCTGGGCGAACAGCCTTCACTGGCGGCTGATCGGCTTGATCAAGGAGACCTGATTTACAACACGGACTTCCGCTCGATTTATGCTGCGGTGCTTCAGGACTGGATGAAGGTGGACGTGAAAGAGGTTCTAGGCGCGCCGTTCCGTGCCGCGTCGGTGATTAAGACGTAA
- the lepA gene encoding elongation factor 4, which produces MNIRNFCIIAHIDHGKSTLADRMLQKTGAISERDMTNQVLDGMDLERERGITIKASAVSVKYTPRSGKFAGQEFLLNFIDTPGHVDFHYEVSRALTACEGAILVVDATQGVEAQTVANAYMAINQNLEIIPLVNKIDLPSARPEDVAIEVEHVLGIPSDDVIFASAKTGQGVEELLDAICNRLPGPKGDVNQKTQALIFDSEYDDYRGVIVYFRLFNGRLAPGDKIRMMGTGRSYAITEMGKFTPKMAVSKAPFTAGEVGYFVAAIKALDEVNIGDTVTLENNPADTPLPGYREPQRMVFCDFYPIGDTQFDELRDAIDRLHLNDASFSYAPTSSEALGFGFRCGFLGMLHMDIIQERLEREGKVEIVQTAPTVTYEILKTEGAVIQITNPADLPDLSQVQEIREPIVKIEIITPKEYIGDLMTLCESRRGRYVKQQFLSDTRQILEYDLPLAEIIFDFYDKLKSITRGYGTMDYNLAGFRADDLVKMDILVNGDKVDALSLIVHREKAELRGRALLTRLKKEIERHLFEIPLQAAIGGKIIARETIKSVGKNVTAKCYGGDVSRKRKLLEKQKEGKKRMKRVGTVDIPQEAFMAVLDSGE; this is translated from the coding sequence ATGAATATCCGCAACTTCTGCATCATAGCTCACATTGACCACGGCAAGAGCACCCTTGCCGACCGGATGCTCCAAAAGACCGGCGCGATCTCCGAGCGCGACATGACGAACCAGGTGCTTGACGGCATGGATCTGGAGCGCGAACGCGGCATCACGATCAAGGCCAGCGCGGTGAGCGTGAAATACACGCCTCGAAGCGGCAAGTTTGCCGGGCAGGAGTTCCTGCTTAATTTCATTGATACCCCCGGCCACGTGGACTTCCACTATGAGGTCAGCCGAGCGTTGACCGCCTGCGAAGGGGCGATTCTTGTCGTTGATGCGACCCAGGGTGTCGAGGCACAGACCGTCGCCAATGCCTACATGGCGATCAATCAGAACCTCGAAATCATTCCACTGGTGAACAAGATCGACCTGCCATCCGCCCGGCCGGAAGATGTGGCTATCGAGGTCGAACACGTTTTAGGTATTCCGTCGGACGACGTGATCTTCGCGTCAGCGAAAACGGGACAAGGTGTTGAAGAGTTACTCGACGCCATCTGCAACCGTCTGCCCGGCCCTAAGGGTGACGTAAACCAGAAGACACAGGCTTTGATCTTCGACAGCGAATACGACGACTATCGCGGCGTGATTGTCTATTTTCGACTGTTCAACGGTCGTCTCGCCCCGGGTGACAAGATCCGCATGATGGGCACCGGCCGAAGCTACGCGATCACAGAAATGGGTAAGTTCACGCCGAAAATGGCGGTGAGCAAGGCGCCATTTACTGCGGGGGAAGTAGGCTATTTTGTGGCGGCAATCAAGGCGCTCGATGAGGTCAATATCGGCGATACCGTGACGCTGGAAAACAACCCCGCGGACACCCCGCTTCCGGGATACCGCGAACCGCAGCGGATGGTGTTCTGCGATTTTTATCCGATCGGGGATACACAGTTCGATGAGCTGCGCGATGCCATCGACCGGCTGCACCTCAATGATGCGAGTTTCAGCTATGCGCCAACCTCCAGCGAAGCTCTGGGCTTTGGTTTTCGGTGCGGATTCCTCGGGATGCTCCACATGGACATCATTCAGGAGCGACTCGAGCGCGAAGGCAAGGTGGAAATCGTTCAGACCGCGCCGACGGTGACTTACGAGATTCTCAAAACTGAAGGCGCGGTGATCCAGATCACTAATCCCGCGGATTTACCCGATCTGTCACAGGTGCAGGAGATCCGTGAGCCGATCGTCAAGATCGAGATCATCACACCCAAGGAATACATCGGCGACCTGATGACGCTGTGCGAATCACGCCGCGGCCGCTATGTAAAACAGCAATTTCTCAGCGATACGAGGCAAATTCTGGAATACGATCTGCCGCTGGCGGAGATCATTTTCGACTTTTACGACAAGCTTAAAAGTATCACGCGCGGTTACGGAACGATGGACTACAACCTTGCCGGCTTCCGTGCGGATGACCTGGTGAAAATGGACATCCTCGTTAATGGCGACAAGGTTGATGCGCTGAGCCTGATCGTCCATCGAGAGAAAGCGGAGCTGCGAGGCCGAGCACTGCTGACTCGCCTGAAGAAAGAGATCGAACGCCACCTCTTTGAAATTCCGCTCCAGGCGGCCATCGGCGGAAAGATCATCGCCCGCGAAACCATCAAGAGCGTAGGTAAAAACGTGACAGCGAAGTGTTACGGCGGCGACGTCAGCCGAAAACGCAAACTGCTGGAAAAACAAAAAGAAGGTAAGAAACGAATGAAGCGCGTAGGGACGGTGGACATCCCTCAGGAAGCGTTTATGGCGGTGCTGGATTCGGGTGAGTGA
- a CDS encoding class I SAM-dependent methyltransferase, with protein MADVPHSQKYPVSLPRTLRPAWKASDPATRCSRLCDALGVETEHQRLKTSGGDYWICAQTGQLSSDSQGPPPVELYDRWWAAHQLREQEARAAIAKRRLWLQRLATARPGGRLLEVGSGQGVLLRAALELGWQAQGNEISAFAADSLTRSTGVPIHTGPIEEVSIPENYFDLVICDNVFEHLSQPMAVLKKLTASLREGGMIYLHTLNAQSLSVWKQPCTWHYFGDGHIFIPTLVSMRHYLRACGLEPLFLKTHGYRTGLRRDSAERSRSSKFGEKLLSHAASCLKLGHRVEAMLRRTARA; from the coding sequence ATGGCTGACGTTCCGCATTCACAAAAATATCCCGTGAGTCTTCCGCGCACTTTGCGGCCAGCATGGAAAGCCAGCGATCCTGCTACACGATGCTCTCGTCTTTGTGATGCGCTGGGTGTGGAGACGGAGCATCAACGGCTCAAGACGAGCGGCGGGGATTACTGGATCTGCGCACAGACGGGGCAATTATCCAGCGATTCACAAGGCCCGCCGCCGGTGGAGCTTTATGATCGCTGGTGGGCGGCACATCAGTTGCGCGAGCAGGAGGCGCGAGCCGCCATCGCCAAACGACGCCTCTGGTTACAACGACTGGCAACCGCGCGTCCCGGAGGACGGCTGTTGGAAGTAGGTTCCGGCCAAGGTGTGTTGCTCCGCGCTGCGCTGGAGCTTGGTTGGCAGGCCCAGGGGAATGAGATTTCCGCCTTTGCTGCTGACTCGCTGACCCGCTCGACAGGCGTGCCGATTCACACTGGCCCGATCGAAGAAGTTTCGATCCCGGAGAACTATTTTGATCTGGTGATCTGCGACAACGTCTTCGAGCACCTGTCACAACCGATGGCTGTACTGAAAAAACTCACCGCCTCCCTGCGCGAAGGTGGGATGATTTACCTTCACACGCTGAACGCACAAAGTCTCAGCGTCTGGAAGCAACCGTGCACTTGGCACTATTTCGGCGACGGCCACATATTCATCCCTACTCTTGTGAGCATGCGGCACTACCTCCGCGCTTGCGGACTGGAGCCGCTGTTTCTCAAGACTCACGGCTATCGCACGGGGTTGCGGCGCGATTCTGCTGAACGATCGCGCAGCAGCAAATTCGGAGAAAAGCTGCTTTCCCACGCAGCGTCTTGTCTGAAACTGGGTCATCGAGTCGAAGCGATGTTGCGGCGTACCGCTCGCGCCTGA
- a CDS encoding glycosyltransferase, translating to MHAPPLWLLILWSLFVLQAWLSAAQARKFLRSFRESRHTNSLYTPEVTVIVPFKGVDHEMESGVRRLCEQNYPTYSLRMVVQSEDDAAYPILLRELARYPQRQAQVLVAGEASPTEGQKVHNQLFALRDIYDNTPDQDVWVFADSDAIPGPEWLRHLVGPLAQSKKTGLTTGYRWLIPSPASSGQVAESPAINESKPTIWSHLASLMNGSVAMMLGRDEWNHAWGGSMAIRADIARQGRLRDRLVGALCDDYQFTRLSRDLGLRVYFVPQCLVATPVSFDCRGMFNFGHRQYLLTRVYAPRVFLTGLLLTSLYVTGFASLAAYLLWCVAHGWTSMPWIWPAAALVLAAVGDQFRALFRRRAVRLAFGEKIFQQLRPTLRLDQWATPWWMLMHWMTIVRSAFGRTMRWRGILYRLDGPQQCERLTP from the coding sequence ATGCACGCCCCGCCGTTGTGGCTTTTAATTCTCTGGTCGCTGTTTGTTCTTCAGGCATGGTTGTCCGCAGCCCAGGCGCGGAAGTTTCTGCGCTCCTTTCGTGAATCGCGCCATACGAACAGCCTCTATACCCCCGAGGTCACGGTGATTGTGCCCTTCAAGGGTGTGGATCACGAGATGGAGTCGGGCGTCCGTCGTCTCTGTGAGCAGAACTATCCAACCTATTCGCTGCGAATGGTGGTTCAGAGTGAGGATGACGCAGCCTATCCGATTCTGTTGCGTGAGCTGGCGCGCTATCCGCAGCGGCAAGCCCAGGTGCTGGTGGCGGGCGAGGCATCGCCCACCGAGGGACAGAAAGTTCACAATCAGCTTTTCGCGCTGCGGGACATCTATGACAACACTCCCGATCAGGATGTCTGGGTTTTTGCGGACAGCGATGCGATCCCCGGCCCGGAATGGCTTCGTCACCTGGTCGGCCCGCTGGCACAGTCGAAAAAAACCGGTCTGACCACGGGATACCGCTGGCTGATTCCTTCGCCAGCTTCGTCGGGGCAGGTCGCGGAATCTCCCGCTATTAACGAAAGCAAGCCGACGATCTGGTCTCATCTGGCGAGCCTGATGAATGGCTCGGTGGCGATGATGCTGGGGCGGGACGAATGGAACCACGCATGGGGCGGGTCGATGGCCATTCGTGCGGACATCGCACGACAGGGACGGCTGCGCGATCGGCTGGTGGGAGCGCTTTGCGATGATTATCAATTCACGCGCCTCAGCCGCGACCTGGGTTTACGGGTTTACTTTGTGCCGCAGTGTTTGGTGGCCACGCCTGTGAGTTTTGATTGTCGGGGGATGTTTAATTTCGGGCATCGTCAATATCTGCTCACGCGCGTGTATGCGCCTCGCGTGTTTCTCACCGGCCTGCTGCTCACGAGTCTGTACGTCACAGGCTTCGCCTCGCTGGCAGCCTATCTGCTGTGGTGTGTGGCGCACGGCTGGACGAGCATGCCGTGGATCTGGCCGGCGGCAGCCCTGGTGCTCGCAGCGGTCGGCGATCAATTCCGCGCTCTCTTTCGTCGTCGTGCGGTGCGACTCGCGTTTGGGGAGAAAATATTTCAGCAATTGCGTCCGACTCTGCGGCTCGATCAGTGGGCAACGCCTTGGTGGATGTTGATGCACTGGATGACGATTGTCCGATCCGCGTTTGGGCGGACGATGCGATGGCGGGGAATCCTCTACCGGCTGGACGGCCCGCAGCAGTGTGAACGGCTTACGCCTTAA